From the Anabaena cylindrica PCC 7122 genome, one window contains:
- a CDS encoding integrase — translation MEFRTLPIQNIKEALEAYLKDLKLLDPKIIPPTQTAVLRFTVPGWGGPIPKGKKSTAQDVKAGLDFLSQLPLEALNTATEAQEKTFNKLELDKKARRQPRHYLLGFIRWSKDKGVISNETHSETQEDLEAIYLQNKRRNPKRREDLKTTSRLGHYDKFALGVIEGDFINESLEDEFKKFDRFQAKVLDRTSKMTRARARRDCLLLLGWLYRFHNINQDINLSNISLSSLIPVIVLYPQMNDSKIEDYWISQAQARQRGKELGKNVVTLIRRYFDWRAETLGYELSYQAQASYLDIIIALAKFLYHNQTDLSEANNYEDIPIVRHLQKFRTSIYKKHKKTRLKNSHRDRMISWEEIIEIREKVRNQADSTTIDFYDKTQKQIRKVKRDNQAIARDMQRFLLLAFLTVTPPDRQRTFRELRLGHTLKYGIFSNERFIPQAEMQNPDKARWYIHLNMDEYKTSKTYGEWIGELPDEVFDGNKTFYNYLDRWLYHGYQDINGNWHGWRDALNPRPVKLEENGKEITNDFLFVDNVGKPFSTGSITSRIKTIFKRLTGVAVNPHLFRAIFRTHLKNTGASIAEQESAAYWMKHDIRTAEADYTFQERDVKLRPAIELMKRLNQQ, via the coding sequence ATGGAATTTAGAACACTGCCAATTCAAAATATAAAAGAAGCACTAGAAGCTTATCTAAAAGATTTAAAACTGCTAGATCCAAAAATAATTCCTCCAACTCAAACTGCGGTATTACGCTTTACAGTACCGGGTTGGGGAGGTCCGATACCTAAAGGCAAAAAGTCAACTGCCCAGGATGTCAAAGCAGGGTTAGATTTTTTATCCCAATTGCCATTAGAAGCACTCAACACGGCTACTGAAGCCCAAGAAAAAACTTTCAATAAGTTAGAGCTTGATAAGAAAGCTCGTCGTCAACCTCGGCATTATTTATTAGGATTTATTCGTTGGTCAAAAGATAAAGGCGTGATTTCTAATGAGACTCACTCAGAAACGCAAGAAGATTTAGAAGCAATTTATCTGCAAAATAAAAGACGCAATCCTAAAAGAAGAGAAGACTTAAAAACTACTAGCAGATTAGGCCATTATGATAAATTTGCTTTAGGAGTTATAGAAGGCGATTTTATCAACGAAAGTCTTGAAGATGAATTTAAAAAATTTGATAGATTTCAGGCTAAAGTTTTAGATAGAACCTCAAAGATGACGCGAGCAAGAGCTAGAAGGGACTGCCTTTTATTACTAGGATGGTTATATCGTTTTCACAATATAAACCAGGATATAAATTTAAGCAACATTAGCTTATCTTCATTAATTCCCGTAATCGTCCTTTATCCTCAAATGAACGATTCAAAAATTGAAGATTATTGGATTAGTCAAGCTCAAGCAAGACAGCGTGGCAAAGAATTAGGTAAAAATGTCGTCACTTTAATCCGACGATATTTTGATTGGCGAGCAGAAACTTTAGGATATGAATTATCTTACCAGGCTCAGGCTAGTTATTTAGATATAATTATTGCACTTGCCAAGTTCCTATACCATAACCAAACTGATTTATCTGAAGCTAACAACTATGAAGACATACCCATTGTCAGGCATCTACAAAAATTCCGAACTTCGATATATAAAAAACACAAGAAGACTAGATTAAAAAATTCTCACAGAGATAGAATGATTTCTTGGGAAGAAATTATAGAGATTAGAGAAAAAGTTAGAAATCAAGCTGACTCGACAACTATTGATTTCTATGATAAAACACAAAAACAAATACGCAAGGTGAAACGTGATAACCAGGCTATAGCCAGAGATATGCAAAGATTTCTTTTGTTAGCTTTTCTGACTGTTACACCTCCAGATAGACAAAGAACATTTCGAGAGCTAAGGTTAGGGCATACTTTAAAATATGGCATTTTCAGCAATGAACGTTTTATTCCCCAAGCAGAAATGCAGAACCCAGATAAGGCACGATGGTATATCCATTTAAATATGGACGAATATAAAACTTCTAAGACATATGGTGAATGGATTGGAGAGCTTCCCGACGAAGTGTTTGATGGAAATAAAACCTTTTATAATTATTTAGATAGATGGTTATACCACGGCTATCAAGATATAAATGGTAATTGGCATGGTTGGAGAGATGCACTAAATCCACGTCCTGTGAAGTTAGAAGAAAACGGAAAAGAAATAACTAACGATTTTCTATTCGTTGATAATGTGGGAAAACCATTTTCTACTGGCTCAATCACATCACGAATAAAAACTATTTTTAAAAGACTTACTGGAGTTGCCGTCAACCCTCATTTATTTAGAGCAATCTTTCGTACTCATTTAAAAAATACTGGTGCATCTATAGCCGAACAAGAAAGTGCTGCTTATTGGATGAAACACGATATTAGAACAGCAGAGGCAGATTACACTTTTCAAGAACGGGATGTAAAATTGCGCCCTGCTATTGAGCTAATGAAACGTTTGAATCAGCAGTAA
- a CDS encoding helix-turn-helix domain-containing protein yields the protein MAKTSDAIKIIDKMTRTDPELEAMVATSAINAEVAQLIYEARTKAGLTQKQLAELVGTKQPVIARLEDADYEGHSLSILQKIAQALNHRLVIHLTPIDEQRSA from the coding sequence CGATGCAATTAAAATCATCGACAAGATGACTCGTACCGACCCTGAGCTTGAGGCAATGGTAGCGACATCTGCCATTAATGCAGAGGTGGCACAGTTAATATATGAAGCTAGAACAAAAGCCGGGTTAACGCAGAAACAGTTAGCTGAACTGGTTGGCACAAAACAACCTGTAATTGCACGACTAGAAGATGCTGATTATGAAGGACATTCCCTTTCCATACTGCAAAAAATCGCTCAGGCTCTGAATCACCGGTTAGTAATCCATCTGACTCCGATAGATGAACAACGAAGTGCATAG